The proteins below are encoded in one region of Toxoplasma gondii ME49 chromosome IV, whole genome shotgun sequence:
- a CDS encoding elongation factor Tu GTP binding domain-containing protein (encoded by transcript TGME49_301380), with translation MGDSAVATDVLSLTGGSFSPHTAGEKSNTLSLFLPSSSRPSSRSPPSSAFSPRSSLCVSAGPDCFSLSSGTPASSLCDCFEEAKEEQESNSRKPKKLCHCQKADAKLRLPSLRPPPPQSPTFLSSSSSSPSFPLSSSSASSLSFLSALPSSALSSSSVGRRVKQDLNLKSLFQEHPSSQPRPRHRRTARNFLRVRRRDRSSGTLCKAFSASRLTLSPRFPRRSFSRCRSVSPAPSGICSLSVSLYPGPFAKTMASPFPCSSPSSDWSLVSSRFASAPPSRSSAASPHFLPGAFSGASSSSRLSFFSGSNLRQSENCLKRMRSNSLSENSVSSSLKSLPPSLSPQPISGVAFVAPLSSSSRASSSLSASLLSPLSYRSASSPRLSVPLLLCLAVLCASVASLPLSGSRAPNSRASPLASFFSPCFLSSPLWPSLATSRRASPLSPSPLSLSPLSASLHLPRGRSRQFLASAPAAALAALRPAREARAAASSRRPAALFSSASSVSACPSAEAERRERKGGELELRNVAIIAHVDHGKTTLVDALLVHAAELQSASDLRTSWDLEKRKSMQRMMDTGQLEKERGITITAKVCSLRFKDGRKINIIDTPGHADFSGEVERVMHLADGVLLVVDAVEGCKPQTRVVLQKALQAGLRAVVVVNKVDRNSARPEDVAAQVFDLFLQLDASEEQAEFEVVYASALNRQSGMSPSSLVSSMDPLVNAIMRLPSPRERREAHLASLSPSSPSSPSPASPPSPSSAGVGGSTPGGLLQMQIAHVDRNAYRGVMAMGKLLGGTLIPGMPVGLQRPGEPLRKATFTGVFEYDGMDLRELSITASGGSPTESNVLSASSLSPSSSLSPSSSLSPSSSVSPSSSFSSSSSVSSSLLASDCSSSLLGGSATEGVAERGPEEEQKEAFPRSENLAVVRSASSLPGDILVLAGVSTAVRVGDSVVDLVDPRPLAPMKVADPSVSIQVLVNTSPLAGKEVETPTSGTMLRQRLLAMAERDVSLRVDTNPDEDGMQSAGGCSCLLRLSGRGPLHLALVLETLRREGFELLVAAPSVLPRWGDDGELLEPVEEMEVAVPQEHIGTIINEVKQRKGDLLEVVSAASSSASALSTLIFRLPTRKAFGLRSSILTASKGTASIHAASGGYQTVPKGEETDGLVKIARKDRHAIMGSSAEFAKRKEKSGSASKGCNAFIPKEGAKQSGGFNIKRGIEGAGGGKKKDRGFLVATEEGTVTGKGALSAQERGQLFVAPGDQVYGGMIVGLNSRGGDLPINVCKAKKLTNMRAAHKEISEGIVPPIEVTLDYGMEIIGANEVMEVTPRSIRLAVRSAMRR, from the exons ATGGGAGACTCTGCTGTCGCCACAGACGTCCTTTCCCTCACAGGcggctccttctctccccacacAGCAGGTGAAAAATCGAAtactttgtctctctttcttccttcttcctctcgtccttcctcgcgttcacctccttcgtctgcgttctctccgcgttcttctctctgtgtctctgctggtcctgactgcttctctctttcctcggggacccctgcgtcttctctgtgcgactgtttcgaggaagcgaaagaagaacaagagtCGAATTCTCGGAAGCCGAAGAAACTTTGCCATTGCCAAAAAGCGGACGCAAAACTccgacttccttctcttcgtccacCTCCTCCTCAGTCGCctacctttctctcttcttcctcttcttctccctcgtttcctctctcctcttcatctgcttcttccctttcgtttctgtctgctttgccctcttctgctctttcttcttcgtctgtcggtCGGAGAGTGAAGCAGGATCTGAACCTGAAAAGTCTCTTCCAGGAACACCCGTCTTCCCAGCCTCGTCCtcgacacagaagaacggcgagaaaTTTTCTTCGGGTGCGAAGACGCGACCGTTCCAGTGGAACTCTCTGCAaggccttctctgcttctcgtctaACGCTTTCTCCAAGGTTTCCTCGGaggtccttctctcgctgccgctctgtctctccagctcctTCAGGCATCTGTTCTctttcggtgtctctttATCCCGGTCCTTTCGCAAAGACGAtggcgtctccgtttccttgttcttcCCCTTCATCTGATTggtctcttgtttcttctcgctttgcttctgctcctccgtctcgctcttctgcagcgtctcctcaCTTCCTCCCGGGTGCCTTCTCGGgcgcttcctcgtcgtctcgcttgtcttttttctctggaagtAACCTCAGACAGAGTGAAAACTGTTTGAAGCGCATGAGATCGAATTCGCTCTCCGAAAACagtgtttcgtcttctctgaagtctctgcctccttccctctcgccaCAACCTATCTCTGGCGTTGCATTTgttgcgcctctctcttcttcttctcgcgcgtcctcttctctctctgcttctcttttatctcctctttcttatcgctctgcctcgtctccacGACTCTCCGTTCCTTTACTCCTCTGCTTGGCAGTGCTGTGCGCGTCAGTTGcatcgcttcctctctccggtTCTCGCGCGCCCAactctcgcgcctctccgttggcgtcgttcttctccccatgtttcctttcttctcccctctggCCTTCTCTCGCTACTTCTCGTCGtgcgtctccgctgtctccgtctccgctgtctctgtctccgctgtctgcgtctctgcaccTTCCTCGAGGTCGCTCTCGGCAGTTCCTCGCCTCGGCTCCCGCGGCGGCGTTGGCGGCTCTTCGGCCTGCGAGAGAGGCTCGCGCCGCAGCTTCTTCGAGGCGTCCAGCTGCgcttttttcgtctgcttcgtcggtctctgcatgtccgagcgcagaggcggagcgccgggagagaaaaggcggcgAGCTGGAGTTGAGGAACGTAGCCATCATCGCGCATGTCGATCACGGAAAGACGACTCTCGTGGACGCGCTGCTCGTCCATGCCGCCGAGCTTCAGTCCGCCAGCGACCTGCGAACCAGCTGGGACctcgaaaaaaggaag AGCATGCAGCGAATGATGGACACAGGCCagctggagaaggaacgaggcATCACCATTACAGCGAAAGTGTGTTCGCTACGCTTCAAGGATGGCAGGAAAATCAACATCATTGATACCCCAG GACATGCAGACTTCAGTGGCGAAGTCGAGCGCGTCATGCACTTGGCCGATGGAGTCCTGCTGGTCGTCGATGCAGTGGAA GGATGCAAGCCGCAGACGCGAGTGGTGTTGCAGAAGGCTCTTCAGGCGGGGCTGCGTGCAGTTGTTGTCGTGAACAAAGTCGACAGAAACTCGGCGCGTCCTGA agacgtcGCTGCGCAGGTTTTTGATTTGTTTCTCCAGTTGGACGCCTCGGAGGAGCAGGCAGAGTTCGAG GTCGTCTACGCCTCTGCTCTGAATCGACAGAGCGGCatgtctccctcttccctcgtctcttccaTGGATCCTCTCGTCAACGCCATCAtgcgccttccttctccccgcgagagaagagaggcgcacctagcctctctctccccttcttctccttcttctccttctcctgcgtctcctccttctccttcttctgcgggTGTTGGAGGCTCGACTCCCGGGGGGCTGCTGCAGATGCAAATTGCGCATGTGGACCGCAACGCATACCGAGGCGTTATGGCCATGGGGAAGTTGCTCGGAGGCACATTGATTCCTGGAATGCCAGTGGGCCTTCAGCGACCAGGCGAACCTCTCAGAAAAG CAACCTTCACTGGCGTCTTCGAGTATGACGGCATGGACCTGCGTGAGCTGTCCATCACTGCTAGTGGTGGATCTCCCACCGAATCGAacgttctctctgcttcttctctttctccttcttcctctctttcaccttcttcctctctttcaccttcttcctctgtttctccttcttcctctttttcttcttcctcctctgtttcttcttctctcttggccAGTGACTGTTCCAGTTCTTTGCTCGGCGGGTCTGCGACAGAAGGGGTCGCTGAACGAGGAccagaagaggagcagaaggaggcgTTTCCGCGTTCCGAAAATTTGGCTGTGGTGCGGAGCGCTTCGTCGCTCCCGGGGGATatcctcgtcctcgctggtgtctcgacagctgTGCGCGTCGGAGACTCCGTGGTGGATCTCGTG GACCCCAGACCGCTCGCGCCTATGAAGGTGGCAGATCCCTCAGTTTCCATTCAGGTGCTGGTGAATACTTCGCCCCTTGCAGGCAAGGAAGTGGAGACACCGACTTCGGGGACCATGCTTCGGCAGCGCCTCCTGGCGATGGCTGAAAG AGACGTCTCGCTGCGCGTCGACACGAAtccagacgaagacggcatGCAGTCCGCAGGAGGCTGTTCatgcctccttcgcctcagCGGCAGAGGGCCCCTGcatctcgctctcgtccttGAAACGCTCAGACGCGAGGGATTTGAACTTCTTGTCGCTGCGCCCTCCGTTCTCCCCAG ATGGGGGGACGACGGGGAGCTTCTGGAGCCTGTTGAGGAGATGGAAGTTGCTGTGCCTCAGGAGCACATCGGCACCATCATCAACGAAGTGAAGCAAAG AAAAGGAGACCTTCTTGAGGTTGTCAGTGCGGCTTCGTCGTCGGCGTCTGCGTTGTCGACCCTGATTTTCCGTCTGCCCACAAGGAAGGCGTTTGGCCTGCGCTCGTCGATTTTGACGGCGTCCAAGGGAACGGCGTCGATCCACGCGGCGTCCGGAGGCTACCAGACGGTCCCgaagggcgaggagacggacgGCCTTGTGAAGATTGCTCGGAAAGACCGACATGCGATAATGGGGTCTTCTGCAGAGTTcgcgaaaagaaaggagaagtcgGGATCCGCGTCCAAGGGCTGCAATGCGTTCATTCCCAAGGAAGGTGCGAAGCAGTCCGGCGGCTTCAACATCAAGCGCGGCATTGAAGGTGCCGGcggcgggaagaagaaagaccgaGGCTTCCTTGTCGccacagaggaaggaactgTCACAGGCAAAGGCGCCCTCAGTGCGCAG GAGAGAGGCCAGCTCTTTGTTGCACCCGGCGACCAAGTGTACGGAGGCATGATTGTCGGTCTCAACAGCAGAGGCGGGGATCTTCcg ATCAATGTGTGCAAAGCGAAGAAGTTGACGAATATGCGAGCAGCGCACAAAGAAATAAGTGAAGGCATTGTCCCCCCCATTGAGGTCACCTTGGATTACGGCATGGAGATTATTGGG GCAAACGAGGTGATGGAGGTGACACCGCGCAGCATACGACTGGCTGTGCGGTCTGCAATGCGGAGGTGA
- a CDS encoding DHHC zinc finger domain-containing protein (encoded by transcript TGME49_301370~Predicted trans-membrane domain (TMHMM2.0):11-34:56-76:157-180:194-217), with translation MWKRESGGRRLARFLPVVVVLMISIIIYSIYLVYNCFPLLQIEVPEEYRDDAARRRGFIHLLFSHLLASLMFWSLFKACVTGAGSVPDTTVWKSRPNTAELVERKRDGTVRYCHKCAHYKPDRAHHSRHTGTCTLKLDHYCPWVANDIGYFNYKYFYLTLLYSTATLSFTSATMFPTVTAAFGDSNIPFETVYFILLGTVLSICVLCIVGSFFIFHTYLLSINSSTVEYCEKRRGGPGHDWDLGVWNNIKEVMGENPLLWLVPVGGPSGDGLMFPRIH, from the exons ATGTGGAAGCGAGAGTCCGGAGGCCGTCGGCTGGCGCGCTTCCTGCCTGTGGTC GTGGTCCTAATGATCAGTATAATTATTTATTCCATCTACCTAGTG TACAACTGCTTCCCGCTCCTTCAAATTGAAGTTCCGGAAGAATACCGCGACGACGCggcgcggagaagaggctTCATCCATTTGCTTTTTA GCCATCTGCTTGCATCCCTCATGTTCTGGTCGCTCTTCAAAGCATGTGTCACGGGAGCGGGGTCAGTTCCAG ACACGACGGTGTGGAAATCGAGACCGAATACGGCCGAGCTCGTTGAAAGGAAACGTGATG GAACTGTTCGTTACTGTCATAAGTGCGCGCACTACAAGCCGGATCGAGCTCATCATAGTAGACACACCGGAACTTGTACGCTTAAACTGGATCACTATTGCCCGTGG GTAGCCAACGATATCGGCTACTTTAATTACAAGTACTTTTACCTGACACTACTGTACTCTACTGCGACTCTGTCCTTTACTTCGGCAACCATGTTTCCCACTG TTACGGCCGCATTCGGTGACTCGAATATACCTTTCGAGACGGTGTACTTCATTCTCTTGGGAACTGTCCTCAGTATCTGCGTCCTCTG CATTGTCGGAAGTTTCTTCATTTTCCACACGTACCTTCTGTCGATCAATTCTTCAACGGTGGAGTACTGCGAGAAACGGCGTGGCGGCCCCGGCCACGATTGGGACTTAGGAGTCTGGAATAACATCAAAGAGGTTATG GGGGAAAACCCTTTGCTTTGGCTTGTCCCCGTTGGAGGACCCTCTGGTGATGGCCTAATGTTCCCCCGTATCCACTAA
- a CDS encoding ribosome biogenesis protein BOP1, putative (encoded by transcript TGME49_301390), whose product MREVQKSLRGGRGRKTGAMKGREKTGFSPASLPVPSEDSLRGEEDFTSEESLTDVSVRSRETRKSKSSQQRADEGIEEESEETEATTNSEEDGVTSEDEEEEEEEEEEEEEEEDEEDEEDEEDEDEEEDEDEEEEDGEESEEEEEETEEDGEENEEEGEEGGTDSVNFEAELETEEAEAKAERSGGAGASVSFADAKKGRRKEQRAGEKGSEAESSVKGGGENAPSNRLRRFERLLEVANPMEEPGDLLSDEDEEENRIGNVPLWWYEKYDHIGYDRDGQRIVKQLSSSAVDRLLAQDDPEGWRTIVDVKNNKKYRLTDTDLEIIRRIRSGAFPAPTHDDEEVLIESDLEDSIFPMHNKPVPKSRFLPSKHEQKKITHLVHQIRSGRLLKEAQRQRAEASPAAVFDLWGTNVYVDRSGGDRRKKGLPVALPAPKLALPGHAESYNPPEEFLFNEDEKKQWEAMAPEDRPLSFLPQRHSALRLVGAYKDLILERFNRCLDLYLCPRSLKMAMNVDPESLLPQLPSPNELRPFPTHRRVDYLPLSLYCQFQPQALPLLTLSEARRRAREEQGSVHAASSKSGDAAELSACCVDYTGQWVAVGGADQTLRVVELLTGKQFLSFRLQQPVTALAFHPRLPLLAAAIEDQLLLLVLDLPLFDQTTASQLTQASERGEAKAGEAKKHRACGSEGADAESEHPAQDESEGDMRRADLAKAKALLKRVHEVVESDEEGTEEESSKAEKEEDEALGEKRRQQTLKGVGVWKQIDVKGAAAPVEAGGLQSEKKKKGLPLLQLKRGEETKKQTLPEEEETVSAPLGGILCGISILHDSTIRSLTWHHKGTYLIAMCPGSASPSQQCSVHSLEKQKTIHPIRRAAGGHMKAAVFHATKPWLIVAYHKGIRIFDLHSNKKVGPKGGKHQALVRKLVGAEAISSIDVHPSGEQIIAGAENRRLYIFDLELSSRVYKIMRSHKGAITCACLHPSFPLMCTASADGTVQIYHFKVFNDLITNPLIVPVRTLRVVEEPQKNGGVLCCMWHPTQPWLVTADRSGQCSLWT is encoded by the exons atgagGGAGGTCCAGAAATCTCTGAGAGGTGGACGCGGGAGGAAGACCGGGGCAAtgaaaggcagagagaagacaggatTTTCGCCTGCTTCGCTTCCAGTGCCTTCTGAGGATAGCCttcgtggagaagaagactttACCTCTGAGGAATCTTTAACAGATGTCTCGGTGcggtcgagagagacgcgcaagAGCAAGTCTTCACAGCAAAGGGCAGACGAAGgaatcgaagaagaaagcgaggagacggaggccACAACGAACTCCGAAGAAGATGGAGTGACtagtgaagacgaagaagaggaagaagaagaagaggaagaagaagaagaggaagaagacgaagaagacgaagaagatgaagaagatgaagacgaggaagaagatgaagacgaggaagaggaagatggagaagaatccgaagaagaggaagaagaaaccgaagaagatggcgaggagaacgaagaagagggagaagagggcggaACGGATAGCGTTAACTTTGAGGCTGAGCTTGAGACTGAAGAGGCcgaagcgaaggcagagagatcTGGAGGCGCTGgcgcgtctgtttctttcgctgatgcaaagaaggggaggaggaaagagcagagagcaggcgagaaaggcagcgaggcagaaagcTCTGTgaagggaggaggcgagaacgcTCCTTCAAATCGCTTGAGAAGGTTCGAGAGACTTCTGGAGGTTGCGAACCCAATGGAGGAACCGGGGGATTTGCTTTctgacgaggacgaggaagaaaatcGAATTGGAAATGTTCCACTTTGGTGGTATGAGAAATACGATCACATCG GCTACGACCGAGACGGACAGCGAATCGTGAAGCagctctcctcctccgccgtCGACCGACTGCTTGCGCAGGACGATCCAGAGGGCTGGCGAACAATTGTCGATGTGAAGAACAACAAGAAATATCGACTGACAGACACAGACCTCGAG ATCATTCGCCGCATACGAAGCGGCGCCTTCCCCGCGCCCACCcacgacgacgaggaagtcCTGATTGAGTCCGACCTCGAAGATAG CATCTTCCCCATGCACAACAAGCCGGTGCCGAAGAGTCGCTTTCTGCCGTCGAAGcacgagcagaagaagatcACGCACTTGGTTCATCAAATTCGTTCTGGGCGGCTGCTGAAGGAGGCGCAGCGGCAGCGCGCGGAGGCGTCGCCGGCAGCAGTCTTCGACCTCTGGGGCACCAATGTCTACGTAGACCGCAGCGGCGGCGACAGGCGCAAGAAAGGCTTGCCTGTCGCTCTCCCTGCCCCCAAGCTCGCTCTCCCTGGACATGCGGAGAGCTACAACCCCCCGGAAGAATTCCTTTTCAACGAAGAC gagaaaaagcagtGGGAAGCGATGGCGCCGGAAGACcggcctctctcgttcctgcCTCAGAGACACTcggctctccgtctcgtcgGAGCCTACAAGGATCTTATCCTTGAAAG GTTTAACCGTTGTTTGGATTTGTATTTGTGTCCACGTTCATTGAAGATGGCGATGAACGTGGATCCGGAGTCGCTTCTGCCGCAGTTGCCGTCGCCGAATGAGTTGCGTCCGTTTCCGACGCATCGCCGCGTCGACTACCTGCCCCTGTCTCTGTACTGTCAGTTCCAGCCTCaggctctgcctctgctcaCGCTCTCTGAGGCGCGCCGGCGGGCGCGCGAAGAGCAGGgcagcgtgcatgcagcgagctCGAAGAGCGGCGACGCAGCTGAGTTGTCTGCATGCTGCGTGGACTACACCGGACAGTGGGTGGCTGTGGGGGGTGCGGACCAGACACTGCGCGTAGTGGAGCTCCTCACGGGGAagcagtttctctcctttcgtctaCAGCAGCCAGTCACTGCGCTTGCCTTCCATCCACGACTGCCTCTCTTGGCGGCGGCGATAGAGGaccagctgctgctgctcgtTCTCGACCTTCCGCTCTTTGATCAGACAACTGCGTCGCAGCTCACGCAGGCAAGCGAgcgaggcgaggcgaaggcaggggaggcgaagaagcaccGCGCCtgcggcagcgaaggcgccgacgcagagagcgagcaTCCCGCCCAAGACgaaagcgagggagacaTGCGACGAGCGGACctggcgaaggcgaaggcgctcCTGAAGAGAGTTCATGAAGTTgtggagagcgacgaggaaggaacggaggaagaaagttccaaagcggagaaggaagaagatgaagctctgggagaaaaacgcagacaacAAACTCTCAAGGGTGTGGGTGTGTGGAAGCAGATCGATGTGAAGGGCGCGGCTGCGCCGGTGGAAGCAGGGGGGCTCCAGagtgaaaagaagaagaaaggcctTCCGCTCCTCCAACTGAAgcgtggagaggaaacgaagaagcagacgcttccggaagaggaggagacagtcaGCGCGCCGCTCGGAGGCATTCTGTGCGGCATCAGCATTCTGCATGACTCAACCATCCGAAGCCTCACCTGGCACCACAAGG GGACTTATCTGATCGCTATGTGCCCCGGAAGCGCGTCGCCGTCTCAGCAGTGTTCGGTCCACAGTCTGGAAAAGCAAAAGACAATTCACCCGATCCGACGGGCAGCCGGAGGTCACATGAAGGCCGCGGTTTTCCACGCGACCAAGCCTTGGCTGATCGTCGCCTACCATAAAGGGATTCG AATCTTCGACTTGCATAGCAACAAAAAGGTCGGACCGAAGGGAGGCAAACACCAAGCTCTTGTTCGGAAACTTGTCG GCGCCGAAGCCATCTCGTCTATAGACGTCCACCCATCTGGAGAGCAAATCATCGCGGGAGCAGAGAATCGCCGGCTGTACATTTTCGATCTGGAGTTGTCGAGTCGCGTCTACAAGATCATGCGCTCTCACAAGGGCGCCATCAcatgcgcctgtctccatccttccttccctcttaTGTGTACGGCGTCTGCGGACGG gaCCGTGCAAATCTACCATTTCAAGGTTTTCAACGATTTGATCACGAACCCCCTCATTGTCCCAGTTCGGACTCTCCGA GTGGTAGAAGAGCCTCAAAAAAACGGCGGCGTCCTGTGTTGCATGTGGCATCCGACGCAGCCGTGGCTCGTCACAGCAGACCGCTCAGGCCAGTGCAGCCTCTGGACGTGA